Proteins encoded by one window of Vampirovibrionales bacterium:
- a CDS encoding ATP-binding protein — MATADQLKALIKSHFEQDAERFVTLAFQVAAHEARQGHSALARDIKSIIDKSKESSLRVIPFKKDVTELVTPESTNNRLADLIIEKPVKQKIERILKEYREQEKLKKHGLDHRRKILIAGPPGTGKTMTASIIASELHLPFYTIQMDKLVTKFMGETSSKLRQIFDTIKEHKGVYLFDEFDAIGAERTNDNEVGEMRRVLNSFLQFIEQDKSDSFVISATNNPASLDQALFRRFDDVLHYKLPSQEEAGRLIENQLGSFKGNFNISVLTQEVNGLSHSEITLACQDAIKETILSDKTKVTKPLLLACLRDRLSAYGKKSKE, encoded by the coding sequence ATGGCTACCGCAGATCAGTTAAAAGCACTGATTAAATCCCATTTTGAGCAGGATGCTGAACGGTTTGTCACCCTTGCGTTTCAGGTTGCTGCCCATGAAGCACGTCAAGGGCATTCGGCACTTGCACGGGATATTAAATCTATCATTGACAAGTCTAAGGAAAGCTCTCTCCGAGTTATTCCTTTCAAAAAAGATGTTACCGAATTAGTTACTCCTGAAAGTACTAATAACAGGTTAGCCGATTTAATTATTGAAAAGCCGGTTAAGCAAAAAATAGAAAGAATCTTAAAGGAATACAGAGAGCAGGAAAAACTAAAAAAACATGGCTTGGATCATAGAAGAAAAATTCTAATCGCGGGGCCTCCTGGTACTGGAAAAACGATGACTGCTTCGATTATTGCGTCTGAGCTTCATCTGCCATTTTATACAATCCAGATGGACAAGCTCGTTACAAAATTTATGGGTGAAACCAGTAGCAAACTCAGGCAGATATTTGACACAATTAAAGAGCATAAAGGTGTTTATTTGTTTGATGAGTTTGATGCTATTGGGGCAGAACGCACGAATGATAACGAAGTGGGTGAAATGAGAAGAGTCTTAAATTCCTTCTTGCAATTCATCGAACAGGATAAATCGGACAGTTTTGTTATTTCTGCTACCAATAACCCTGCTTCATTAGATCAAGCTCTTTTCAGGCGATTTGATGATGTCCTTCATTACAAACTGCCCTCCCAAGAAGAAGCGGGACGTTTAATTGAAAATCAATTAGGCTCATTCAAAGGTAATTTCAACATTTCCGTATTGACTCAGGAAGTAAACGGACTTAGCCATTCTGAAATTACTCTGGCTTGTCAGGATGCCATCAAGGAAACCATTTTGAGCGACAAAACGAAAGTCACAAAGCCTCTTTTACTTGCTTGCTTAAGAGATCGGCTTTCTGCCTATGGGAAAAAATCGAAGGAATAG
- a CDS encoding S8 family peptidase has product MATTQFPHLFVHGGIENFNYRAPQARGSSNIPSRPNREEHGTRLQRQLEDAWTRARENSETRTAASLPTKDGVYIEFVGQSGYDLVTKSLEARNSGIRLLNVKKVKPPNSEEIFSATVYIPAGKESHFLNKIQAYLTGPLSETTNQPKNANLVNSIEDIRLALVEAFWQDLPDLMPQREPVWCEVWLRTNAEPLDEFRELCGQLGIEYRDGELRFPERAVVLIKAHYQNLVELIAASSNIAEFRLAKETARFWMELSNTDQTRWTTDLLSRLNVEANPSVSVCLIDTGVNNGHPLLEPVISDEDCYTVNASWGTSDSSQDGHGTLMAGLAIYGNLQSALESRETVSIRHKVESSKLLPRPGNDNDKQLYGLLTQQAISLPEINTPDISRIACLAVTSEDDRDKGRPSSWSAAIDEVSSGAEDDYRRLFVLSSGNIQSDVDWRNYPNSNETNAVHDPGQSWNALTVGAYTEKTVINSAERNQYTSIARQGDLSPFSTTSLSWETSKWPVKPEIIMEGGNLAQDATGFCTVMDDLSLLSTSHQHTERQFDIIYATSAAAAQASWLAAQIQTEYPGAWPETVRALLVHSANWPQPLFDRYVINNTKTEYANLIRIAGYGVPDMRKALSCSTNFLTLIAQQTIQPFDRHETESSRYRTKDMHLYELPWPKDALRSIPGETPVQLRITLSYFIEPGPGEIGWKDKYRYPSFGLRFDLKTPEENKDEFVRRLNVAAREEGETPETTSGSQRWLIGSRARDKGSIHSDIWRGTAAQISECNLVGIYPVIGWWRERAYLEKWNKTARYSLIISLETPQQEVDIYTPVAVSIGIPVQITT; this is encoded by the coding sequence ATGGCCACTACTCAATTTCCGCATCTCTTCGTTCACGGGGGGATAGAAAACTTCAATTACAGGGCACCTCAAGCCCGTGGAAGCTCTAACATTCCTAGCAGACCCAACAGAGAAGAGCATGGGACACGTCTGCAAAGACAGCTTGAAGATGCCTGGACAAGAGCAAGAGAAAACAGCGAAACCAGAACAGCGGCATCATTGCCGACAAAAGATGGGGTGTATATAGAGTTCGTTGGTCAGTCTGGCTATGACCTTGTGACAAAAAGTTTAGAAGCAAGAAACTCTGGAATCAGGCTGTTAAACGTTAAAAAAGTCAAACCTCCAAATTCAGAAGAAATTTTCTCAGCAACGGTTTATATTCCTGCGGGTAAAGAATCACATTTTTTGAATAAAATTCAGGCATATTTGACCGGCCCACTTTCAGAGACAACAAACCAGCCAAAAAATGCAAACTTGGTTAATAGTATTGAAGATATCAGGTTGGCTCTGGTTGAGGCTTTTTGGCAGGATCTCCCCGATCTTATGCCACAAAGAGAGCCGGTATGGTGTGAGGTATGGTTGCGAACAAACGCCGAACCTTTGGACGAATTCCGGGAACTTTGCGGCCAACTTGGTATTGAATACCGTGATGGAGAGCTTCGTTTTCCAGAAAGAGCCGTTGTCCTTATAAAGGCCCACTATCAAAACCTTGTTGAGCTAATTGCAGCAAGCTCTAACATCGCTGAATTTCGTCTGGCAAAAGAAACCGCCCGCTTCTGGATGGAGCTTTCCAATACGGATCAAACGCGATGGACAACGGATTTGCTCTCACGCTTAAATGTAGAGGCCAATCCCTCTGTGTCCGTTTGTCTTATCGATACCGGCGTTAATAACGGCCATCCTCTTTTGGAACCGGTTATCAGCGATGAAGATTGCTACACCGTTAATGCGAGTTGGGGGACATCCGACTCTAGCCAAGACGGTCATGGAACCTTGATGGCTGGTTTGGCAATATACGGAAATCTTCAAAGTGCTTTGGAAAGCAGGGAAACGGTTTCTATCCGTCATAAAGTCGAATCTTCCAAATTATTACCAAGGCCCGGAAATGATAACGATAAACAGCTTTATGGCCTTTTGACCCAACAGGCTATTAGCTTGCCGGAGATTAACACCCCTGATATTTCAAGAATTGCCTGTCTTGCCGTTACATCTGAGGATGATCGTGACAAAGGACGGCCTTCGTCATGGTCTGCTGCGATTGACGAGGTTTCATCTGGGGCAGAGGATGACTATCGCCGCTTATTTGTACTTTCTTCAGGCAACATACAATCTGATGTTGATTGGAGAAATTATCCCAATAGCAACGAGACGAATGCAGTTCATGATCCAGGACAGTCCTGGAACGCCTTAACTGTTGGAGCTTATACGGAAAAAACGGTAATCAATTCTGCTGAAAGAAATCAATATACTTCCATTGCGCGACAAGGGGATTTGTCACCATTTAGCACAACGTCGTTATCGTGGGAAACATCCAAGTGGCCCGTCAAGCCGGAAATCATTATGGAGGGTGGAAACTTAGCCCAAGACGCTACAGGCTTTTGTACGGTTATGGATGATTTGTCTCTTCTTTCAACTTCGCATCAGCATACAGAGAGGCAGTTTGATATTATTTACGCCACAAGTGCGGCAGCCGCTCAGGCATCATGGTTGGCTGCACAGATTCAAACGGAATATCCTGGTGCTTGGCCTGAGACTGTTCGAGCATTGTTAGTCCATTCAGCTAACTGGCCCCAGCCATTATTTGACCGGTATGTCATAAATAATACCAAGACTGAGTACGCTAACCTTATTAGAATTGCCGGGTACGGGGTTCCAGACATGCGAAAAGCACTGTCTTGCTCAACGAATTTTCTTACGTTGATTGCACAACAAACAATCCAGCCGTTTGATCGGCATGAAACTGAATCCAGCCGTTATAGAACCAAAGATATGCACCTTTATGAGCTGCCTTGGCCGAAAGATGCTTTAAGAAGTATTCCTGGTGAAACGCCAGTACAACTTAGGATTACGCTGTCATACTTTATTGAGCCTGGGCCAGGGGAAATAGGCTGGAAGGATAAATATCGATATCCTTCTTTTGGTTTGCGATTTGACTTAAAAACGCCTGAAGAGAATAAAGATGAGTTTGTCCGCCGATTAAATGTGGCTGCAAGAGAAGAGGGGGAAACGCCGGAAACCACCAGTGGAAGCCAACGTTGGCTGATCGGAAGTAGAGCCAGGGACAAAGGTTCTATTCATTCGGATATCTGGCGAGGAACTGCGGCTCAAATTAGTGAATGCAACTTGGTTGGAATCTATCCCGTTATTGGGTGGTGGAGAGAACGAGCTTATCTTGAAAAATGGAATAAAACGGCACGGTATTCTTTGATTATTTCACTCGAAACACCCCAGCAGGAAGTCGATATTTATACGCCGGTTGCGGTGAGTATAGGTATTCCTGTTCAAATTACAACATAG
- a CDS encoding DNA polymerase: MRYIFDVETDGFLETYTTIHCLVLLDIDTQAIHSFGPFQIEAGLSLLQEADLIVGHNIIKFDLPVIQKLYPAFQPKGTIRDTLVMSRLIYANLKDRDFSYRHKRPDFPTKMIGKHALEAWGHRLDTQKDSFRGPWEQWSEEMQRYCEQDVRVTYRLWQKLESKRYSEQAIKLEHDFAHILFKQEQHGFCFDIQAAEKLYAKLRQKRDELVEELQQCFPPWEEHIPFVPKTNNSKFGYQKGVLTNKIKRTAFNPNSRDQIAFRLQVQRDWVPREYTEDGKPKIDEAILDSLDWPEAKLLSEYLMIQNRIAQLAEGPQAWLKKQQSGWIHGEVITNGAVTGRCTHKNPNMAQVPAKGIPYGEECRSLFTVPPGFKLVGVDASGLELRCLGHYLARYDKGGFAKEVAEGDIHWRNAKSLGLVAASTVFNKNLPHHNWIRNIVAKRFIYAFLYGAGDARIGAIMSKGADIGKRLKTKFLRKTPALRRLKEEITEKVQTKGTLKGLDGRLLHVRSQHAALNTLLQSAGALIVKQGTVFLHEELTSRGYVWGRDWAQVAHIHDEIQLQIKEEFADEIGKIAVRCFERAGEHFNLRCPITGEYRIGKTWAQTH, translated from the coding sequence ATGCGCTACATCTTTGATGTGGAGACGGATGGCTTCCTGGAAACCTATACCACCATCCACTGTCTCGTCCTGCTGGACATAGACACGCAAGCCATTCACAGTTTCGGCCCGTTTCAAATCGAAGCGGGCCTTTCTCTATTGCAGGAAGCGGATCTCATCGTTGGTCACAACATCATCAAGTTTGACCTGCCGGTGATTCAGAAGCTCTATCCCGCTTTCCAACCCAAGGGCACCATCCGGGACACCCTGGTAATGAGCCGCCTGATCTACGCCAACCTCAAGGATCGGGATTTTTCCTATCGCCACAAGCGCCCGGATTTTCCCACCAAGATGATTGGCAAGCATGCCTTGGAAGCTTGGGGGCATCGTCTGGATACCCAAAAAGACAGTTTTCGGGGGCCGTGGGAGCAATGGTCTGAGGAGATGCAACGGTATTGCGAACAAGACGTTCGGGTGACCTACCGGCTCTGGCAGAAGCTGGAATCAAAGCGGTACAGCGAACAGGCCATTAAACTGGAGCATGACTTTGCTCATATTCTCTTCAAACAGGAACAGCATGGCTTTTGTTTCGATATCCAGGCGGCGGAAAAACTGTATGCCAAGCTTCGTCAAAAACGGGACGAGTTGGTCGAAGAACTACAACAATGCTTCCCACCTTGGGAAGAGCATATTCCATTCGTTCCAAAGACCAACAACTCCAAATTCGGGTATCAAAAAGGTGTCCTGACCAACAAAATCAAGCGGACGGCCTTCAATCCCAACAGCCGGGATCAGATTGCCTTCCGTCTGCAAGTCCAACGGGACTGGGTGCCCCGTGAATACACCGAGGACGGCAAGCCCAAGATTGATGAAGCCATTCTGGATAGTCTTGACTGGCCCGAAGCCAAGTTGCTCTCCGAGTATCTGATGATCCAGAACCGGATCGCACAACTGGCCGAAGGCCCCCAAGCCTGGCTCAAGAAACAGCAAAGCGGTTGGATTCATGGCGAGGTTATCACCAACGGGGCCGTGACAGGCCGTTGTACCCACAAGAACCCGAACATGGCCCAAGTCCCTGCCAAGGGAATTCCCTACGGTGAGGAATGCCGGAGCCTGTTCACTGTGCCTCCTGGATTCAAGTTAGTCGGCGTGGATGCCAGTGGCCTGGAGCTTCGTTGCTTGGGGCATTATCTGGCCCGGTACGACAAGGGGGGCTTTGCCAAGGAAGTAGCGGAAGGCGATATTCACTGGCGCAATGCCAAAAGCCTGGGGCTGGTGGCTGCCAGTACGGTCTTTAACAAAAACTTGCCTCATCACAACTGGATTCGCAACATTGTCGCCAAGCGGTTCATCTACGCCTTTCTGTATGGGGCTGGAGATGCCCGCATCGGGGCAATTATGAGCAAGGGGGCTGATATTGGCAAACGCCTCAAGACCAAGTTTCTGAGAAAGACACCGGCACTTCGCCGCCTGAAAGAAGAGATTACCGAAAAGGTTCAGACCAAGGGCACCCTCAAGGGCCTGGATGGTCGCCTGCTGCATGTGCGCTCCCAGCATGCGGCGCTCAATACCCTGCTGCAATCGGCGGGCGCTCTGATCGTCAAGCAAGGCACGGTTTTCCTGCACGAGGAGTTGACCAGCCGGGGCTATGTCTGGGGCCGGGACTGGGCGCAGGTAGCGCATATTCACGACGAGATTCAGTTACAAATCAAAGAGGAATTTGCGGATGAAATCGGAAAAATCGCCGTCCGGTGCTTCGAGCGTGCCGGAGAACACTTCAACCTCCGGTGCCCCATCACCGGGGAATACCGGATCGGGAAAACCTGGGCGCAAACACACTGA